A stretch of DNA from Nitrospirae bacterium CG2_30_53_67:
TGAATCTCCGAAAGATAGGAATCCCCCTGATCGATCATCTTCTGCGGGAGGGCATGGGCCGAAAAGATGACTTCCACTTTCTCGCGATGTTCAGGGGAAAAGGAATTCAATCCCTGCCTGACCTTGTCGGCGAGCACGTCCAGATACGCCGGATGATCGCAGAAGCTTTTGACCTCCTGGATGCGGACCGCCTCAGATACCGCGGCCGCGGCCCGGTTAAGGTCACTCAGGCTCGACCCGGTGGTGGCCTGTGAGAAATGCGGATATAGGGGGAGGGCCAGGATGGTTTTCGCCCCTCGGGATAAGGCTTCACGCACCGCCTCATCCGAGCGCGGAGCCGTATACCGCATGGCCACGAATACCGGTGCATCGAGACCCCTCCCGCGAAGCTCCGTTTCCAGGGACTCAGCCTGTGCCATGGTGATTTTCAATAAAGGAGAACCGCCTCCGATCTTCCTGTAATTTTCAATAACCTTTGGGGTTCGGAAGTGGACGATGAGACGGGAGAGAAGAGGCTGCATGGGGAGCCGGATGATCTCCCGATCGGAGAAGAGCCTGAGCAGGAAAGGACGGATCTCCTGCTCGTTTTCAGGACCACCCAGGTTCAGGAGGATGACCGCGGTCTTGTCTGTCATGCGTTCTTTTCCCGGCTGAAGGTATGCACCGCATCCACCAGGGCCTTTGCATGCGCCTCGGGTGTCTCGGGAAGGATTCCGTGCCCCAGGTTGAAGATATGACCGGGAGCATCACCGGCCTTATTCAGGATCTCTCGGACTCTCCGCTGGATCTCCGGGATGGGCGCAAACAGAGCCGTGGGGTCAAAGTTTCCCTGCACGGCGATCTCGGGGCCGAGTATCTGTCTGGCCTGGTCGATCCCGATCCGCCAGTCCACACTGACCACATCGGCGCCGGAATATTTTATCTTATTCAGAAGTGTAGAACCGGTTCCCACGTAGTGGATGACCGGGACGCCTTTTCTTTTCAGTCCACGGATGACCTTCACGGTATAGGGTAGGTCATAGGTCTCGAAATCCTCCGGGGTCAGGATCCCTCCCCAGGTGTCGAAGATCTGCACGGCCTGGGCCCCGGCTGCGATCTGCGCATTGAGGTAGCGGATCACGGTCTCGGTGATCTTGTCCATGAGCCGGGCATAAAGTTCCGGCTCCTGATAGATCAGGCTCTTGAAGGGGATATAGTTTTTAGATCCACCGCCTTCCACCATGTAGGAGGCGAGGGTAAAAGGGGCCCCGGAGAACCCGATCAGGGGAACTCGTCCGGAGAGTTCCCGGCGCAGGATTCGGACTGCTTCCATGACAAAGCCGACCGACTCCTCAGGATCGGGGATGCGCAATGCCTCGATCTGTTTGCCGTTCCGTATGGGTTCGGAAAATACCGGGGCCGGAGTGAAGTCAAGCGCCATCCCCATGGCCTCCACGGGGATCAGGATGTCCGAGAACAGGATCGCGGCATCCACGTTCAATTCATTGACAGGGAGGAGCGTGGCTTCGGCTGCAAGCTCCGGGGTCTTGCATAGGGTGAGAAAGTCCGCCTTTTCACGCAGCGCCCTGTAACCCTTCAGGAAC
This window harbors:
- a CDS encoding ferrochelatase; this encodes MTDKTAVILLNLGGPENEQEIRPFLLRLFSDREIIRLPMQPLLSRLIVHFRTPKVIENYRKIGGGSPLLKITMAQAESLETELRGRGLDAPVFVAMRYTAPRSDEAVREALSRGAKTILALPLYPHFSQATTGSSLSDLNRAAAAVSEAVRIQEVKSFCDHPAYLDVLADKVRQGLNSFSPEHREKVEVIFSAHALPQKMIDQGDSYLSEIQKTIQGVLQRVGPVSHHLAFQSRSGPVRWMKPGTDEVIRDLAGQGKKALLMVPVSFVSDHIETLYEIDILYKELAMSSGILE
- a CDS encoding uroporphyrinogen decarboxylase; the encoded protein is MAFNDLFLRACRREPVEMTPVWIMRQAGRFLKGYRALREKADFLTLCKTPELAAEATLLPVNELNVDAAILFSDILIPVEAMGMALDFTPAPVFSEPIRNGKQIEALRIPDPEESVGFVMEAVRILRRELSGRVPLIGFSGAPFTLASYMVEGGGSKNYIPFKSLIYQEPELYARLMDKITETVIRYLNAQIAAGAQAVQIFDTWGGILTPEDFETYDLPYTVKVIRGLKRKGVPVIHYVGTGSTLLNKIKYSGADVVSVDWRIGIDQARQILGPEIAVQGNFDPTALFAPIPEIQRRVREILNKAGDAPGHIFNLGHGILPETPEAHAKALVDAVHTFSREKNA